A genomic window from Streptomyces sp. HUAS YS2 includes:
- a CDS encoding carboxymuconolactone decarboxylase family protein has product MSETVQVTAARRTNGRVYLDKQSPAAYRALVETSDAVRATAAEAGLDRILIELVNLRVSQLNGCAFCLDVHTRAALRAGETTRRLGVLAAWRDTELFTARERAALALAEATTHPAEALAQERAYEAAREVLGDDEISAVIWVAITINAFNRVSILSKHPVRETPAR; this is encoded by the coding sequence GTGAGCGAGACCGTGCAGGTCACGGCAGCCCGCAGGACGAACGGCCGGGTCTACCTCGACAAGCAGAGCCCCGCCGCGTACCGCGCGCTCGTGGAGACCTCGGACGCCGTCCGCGCGACGGCCGCCGAGGCCGGACTCGACCGGATCCTGATCGAGTTGGTGAACCTGCGCGTCTCCCAGCTCAACGGCTGCGCGTTCTGCCTCGACGTGCACACCCGCGCCGCGCTGCGCGCCGGCGAGACCACGCGGCGCCTGGGCGTGCTGGCCGCCTGGCGGGACACCGAGCTCTTCACCGCCCGCGAGCGCGCGGCCCTCGCCCTCGCCGAAGCCACCACGCACCCCGCCGAGGCCCTCGCCCAGGAGCGGGCGTACGAGGCGGCCCGCGAGGTGCTCGGCGACGACGAGATCTCGGCCGTGATCTGGGTGGCCATCACCATCAACGCCTTCAACCGGGTCTCGATCCTCAGCAAGCACCCGGTACGGGAGACTCCCGCCCGCTGA
- a CDS encoding MFS transporter: protein MTTGAEAAAAPARAAGGVLAATCVSAFVVNANTSAVSILLPAISEDTGASLATLQWAVTGYSLVGAAVIVTSGALGDIFGRRRIFIGGLLLFVASCVVIALAQGAGLVIAGRAIQGAAGSTILACGLSLLSAGISGEAQMRSVSLWGAASAAGAAAGPLLGGVLVDITGWQGLFWIDAGIAAACVPLTLRTVAESRDPSRPRSVDLLGTALVAAVLVPFVFAVTEGSDWGWLSAPTLVCFVISAVAVVGFVVVEKRVRTPLIDLALLRNKYLVGSTVAILVVAGCINAIMYISSLYFQNPQGLGMSPLEAGVATLPAAAGIVVTAPLITPFVDKLGARAVIAGGFGIATAAFIVFAFVDASWGYATFVVPLIVLAVGLGLANGPSSSIATASVAGDQVGAASGISNMGRYVGAAVLTAVTAALFDSVYTRHHTGGAEVTDALASGFSRASIGLALFCAFGVALALLVGRIRPSGPPTPAHYAAAAAATAHTVPTRQVAGTAGEAEGGR, encoded by the coding sequence GTGACCACCGGCGCCGAGGCCGCGGCGGCCCCCGCGCGAGCGGCGGGCGGGGTACTGGCGGCCACCTGCGTCTCCGCGTTCGTGGTGAACGCGAACACCTCCGCGGTCAGCATTCTGCTGCCGGCCATCAGCGAGGACACCGGCGCCTCCCTGGCCACCCTGCAGTGGGCCGTCACCGGATACTCGCTGGTCGGCGCCGCCGTCATCGTCACGTCGGGCGCCCTCGGCGACATCTTCGGGCGACGCCGCATCTTCATCGGCGGCCTGCTGCTGTTCGTGGCGTCGTGCGTGGTGATCGCGCTGGCCCAGGGGGCCGGGCTCGTGATCGCCGGTCGCGCGATCCAGGGTGCGGCCGGCTCGACCATCCTGGCCTGCGGGCTCAGCCTGCTGTCGGCGGGCATCTCCGGCGAGGCGCAGATGCGTTCGGTGTCGCTGTGGGGAGCCGCCTCGGCGGCCGGCGCCGCCGCCGGGCCGCTGCTCGGCGGTGTACTCGTCGACATCACCGGCTGGCAGGGGCTGTTCTGGATCGACGCGGGCATCGCCGCCGCCTGTGTGCCGCTGACCCTGCGCACCGTGGCGGAATCACGCGACCCGTCGCGTCCGCGCTCCGTCGACCTCCTGGGGACCGCGCTCGTCGCCGCCGTGCTCGTCCCGTTCGTCTTCGCGGTCACCGAGGGCTCCGACTGGGGCTGGCTCAGCGCCCCGACCCTGGTGTGCTTCGTGATCTCGGCGGTGGCGGTGGTCGGCTTCGTGGTGGTGGAGAAGCGGGTGCGCACGCCGTTGATCGACCTGGCACTGCTGCGCAACAAGTACCTCGTCGGCTCGACCGTCGCCATTCTCGTGGTGGCCGGCTGCATCAACGCGATCATGTACATCAGCAGTCTGTACTTCCAGAACCCCCAGGGCCTGGGAATGAGTCCGCTCGAGGCGGGCGTCGCCACCCTGCCCGCGGCGGCCGGCATCGTCGTCACCGCGCCCCTGATCACGCCGTTCGTCGACAAGCTGGGCGCGCGGGCGGTGATCGCCGGAGGTTTCGGGATCGCGACAGCGGCCTTCATCGTGTTCGCCTTCGTGGACGCCTCCTGGGGCTACGCCACGTTCGTCGTCCCGCTGATCGTCCTCGCCGTCGGGCTGGGACTGGCCAACGGCCCCTCGTCCTCCATCGCCACCGCGAGCGTCGCGGGGGACCAGGTCGGCGCGGCCTCCGGGATCTCGAACATGGGCCGCTACGTCGGAGCGGCGGTTCTCACCGCCGTGACGGCAGCGCTTTTCGACTCGGTGTACACCCGCCACCACACCGGCGGGGCCGAGGTGACGGACGCCCTCGCGAGCGGGTTCTCCCGGGCCTCCATCGGGCTCGCACTGTTCTGCGCGTTCGGCGTCGCCCTGGCCCTCCTGGTCGGCCGGATCCGCCCCTCGGGCCCGCCCACGCCCGCCCATTACGCGGCGGCGGCTGCTGCCACCGCCCACACCGTGCCGACCCGGCAAGTGGCCGGGACGGCGGGGGAGGCGGAGGGCGGGCGGTGA